The following are encoded in a window of Hippoglossus stenolepis isolate QCI-W04-F060 chromosome 10, HSTE1.2, whole genome shotgun sequence genomic DNA:
- the dpysl5a gene encoding dihydropyrimidinase-related protein 5a isoform X1 — protein sequence MSFFSPPHRAIAMSSSSAMVRILIKGGKVVNDDCTQEADVYIENGIIQQVGKEMMIPGGAKVIDATGKLVLPGGIDTSVHLDEYFMNATTADDYYSGTKAALAGGTTMVIGHVLPEKNESLLEAYESCRSMADPKTCCDYALHVGVTWWGPKVQAEMEKLVREKGVNSFQMFMAYKDLFMLRDGELFQALQHCKDIGAIARVHAENGELVAEGAKEALDLGISGPEGIEISRPEELEAEATHRAITIANRAHCPIYLVNVSSMSAGDVVATAKMQGKVVHGETTTAHTVLNGMQYYHQDWAHAAAHVTVPPLRLDPCTPNFLMSLLGNDTLNVVGSDHRPFTIKQRAMGKDDFTKIPHGLPGIQDRMSVIWEKGVIGGKMDENRFVAVTSSNAAKIYNLYPRKGRIIPGADADVVVWDPEGSKTISVDNQVQGGDVNLYEGLRCHGVPLVTISRGRLVYENGIFTCAEGSGKFCPLRTFPDYLYKKMVQREKCQAVKAVEREPYTGDVVSVVNSGKRDFGASDLDTPTRPCTRHGGLRDLHESSFSLSGAQIDDAIPKRSSARILAPPGGRSSGIW from the exons ATGAG ttttttctcTCCGCCTCACAGAGCCATAGCCATGTCTTCCAGCTCAGCGATGGTGCGGATCCTGATAAAGGGCGGCAAGGTGGTGAACGATGACTGCACCCAGGAGGCCGACGTCTACATCGAGAACGGCATCATCCAGCAGGTGGGGAAGGAGATGATGATCCCTGGCGGGGCCAAAGTGATAGACGCCACTGGAAAACTGGTCCTCCCCGGTGGCATCGACACCAGCGTCCACCTGGACGAATACTTCATGAATGCCACCACAGCAGACGACTACTACAGCGGCACCAAG GCAGCTCTTGCCGGCGGTACGACAATGGTGATTGGTCACGTTCTGCCGGAGAAGAATGAGTCCTTGCTGGAAGCCTACGAGAGTTGCCGCAGCATGGCCGACCCCAAAACCTGCTGTGACTACGCTCTGCACGTGGGAGTTACTTGGTGGGGACCCAAG GTACAAGCTGAGATGGAGAAGCTGGTGAGAGAGAAGGGGGTGAACTCCTTTCAGATGTTCATGGCCTATAAGGACCTGTTCATGCTGAGAGACGGCGAGCTCTTCCAGGCCCTGCAGCACTGCAAGGACATCGGGGCGATAGCAAGAGTCCATGCTGAGAACGGGGAGCTGGTGGCAGAG GGTGCAAAGGAAGCCCTGGACCTCGGCATCAGTGGCCCTGAGGGGATTGAAATTAGCAGACCTGAAGAG CTGGAGGCCGAGGCGACCCACAGGGCAATCACCATCGCCAACAGG GCCCACTGCCCGATCTACCTTGTGAATGTGTCCAGCATGTCTGCAGGAGATGTGGTGGCTACAGCCAAGATGCAAG GTAAGGTGGTCCATGGGGAGACAACCACGGCCCACACTGTGCTGAACGGTATGCAGTACTATCATCAGGACTGGGCCCACGCTGCTGCCCATGTTACCGTGCCTCCTCTCCGCCTGGACCCCTGCACCCCCAATTTCCTAATGAGCCTGCTGGGAAA TGACACTCTGAATGTTGTGGGGTCCGATCACCGTCCGTTCACCATCAAACAGAGAGCCATGGGTAAGGACGACTTCACAAAGATCCCCCACGGGCTGCCTGGCATACAGGACCGCATGAGCGTCATCTGGGAGAAAGGAGTG ATCGGAGGTAAGATGGACGAGAATCGCTTTGTAGCAGTCACAAGCTCAAACGCAGCCAAGATCTACAACCTCTACCCCAGGAAAGGCAGGATCATCCCAGGAGCAGATGCTGATGTGGTCGTCTGGGACCCCGAGGGATCAAA GACCATTTCTGTGGACAACCAGGTCcagggaggagatgtgaacCTGTATGAGGGCCTTCGTTGTCACGGTGTTCCCCTTGTCACCATCAGCCGTGGGCGACTGGTCTATGAAAATGGCATTTTCACATGTGCTGAAGGCTCTGGAAAATTTTGCCCCCTGAGAACCTTCCCAGATTATCTTTACAAGAAGATGGTGCAGAGGGAAAAG TGCCAGGCGGTGAAAGCTGTGGAGCGGGAGCCGTACACAGGGGACGTTGTCTCGGTGGTCAACTCAGGAAAGAGGGACTTCGGGGCGTCAGATCTGGACACCCCGACGCGCCCCTGCACCCGGCACGGGGGCTTGAGGGACCTCCACGAGTCCAGCTTCAGCCTGTCTG GTGCCCAGATCGATGACGCCATTCCAAAGAGGTCCTCGGCCCGGATCCTGGCTCCTCCTGGAGGGAGGTCCAGCGGGATCTGGTAA
- the dpysl5a gene encoding dihydropyrimidinase-related protein 5a isoform X2 yields the protein MRAIAMSSSSAMVRILIKGGKVVNDDCTQEADVYIENGIIQQVGKEMMIPGGAKVIDATGKLVLPGGIDTSVHLDEYFMNATTADDYYSGTKAALAGGTTMVIGHVLPEKNESLLEAYESCRSMADPKTCCDYALHVGVTWWGPKVQAEMEKLVREKGVNSFQMFMAYKDLFMLRDGELFQALQHCKDIGAIARVHAENGELVAEGAKEALDLGISGPEGIEISRPEELEAEATHRAITIANRAHCPIYLVNVSSMSAGDVVATAKMQGKVVHGETTTAHTVLNGMQYYHQDWAHAAAHVTVPPLRLDPCTPNFLMSLLGNDTLNVVGSDHRPFTIKQRAMGKDDFTKIPHGLPGIQDRMSVIWEKGVIGGKMDENRFVAVTSSNAAKIYNLYPRKGRIIPGADADVVVWDPEGSKTISVDNQVQGGDVNLYEGLRCHGVPLVTISRGRLVYENGIFTCAEGSGKFCPLRTFPDYLYKKMVQREKCQAVKAVEREPYTGDVVSVVNSGKRDFGASDLDTPTRPCTRHGGLRDLHESSFSLSGAQIDDAIPKRSSARILAPPGGRSSGIW from the exons ATGAG AGCCATAGCCATGTCTTCCAGCTCAGCGATGGTGCGGATCCTGATAAAGGGCGGCAAGGTGGTGAACGATGACTGCACCCAGGAGGCCGACGTCTACATCGAGAACGGCATCATCCAGCAGGTGGGGAAGGAGATGATGATCCCTGGCGGGGCCAAAGTGATAGACGCCACTGGAAAACTGGTCCTCCCCGGTGGCATCGACACCAGCGTCCACCTGGACGAATACTTCATGAATGCCACCACAGCAGACGACTACTACAGCGGCACCAAG GCAGCTCTTGCCGGCGGTACGACAATGGTGATTGGTCACGTTCTGCCGGAGAAGAATGAGTCCTTGCTGGAAGCCTACGAGAGTTGCCGCAGCATGGCCGACCCCAAAACCTGCTGTGACTACGCTCTGCACGTGGGAGTTACTTGGTGGGGACCCAAG GTACAAGCTGAGATGGAGAAGCTGGTGAGAGAGAAGGGGGTGAACTCCTTTCAGATGTTCATGGCCTATAAGGACCTGTTCATGCTGAGAGACGGCGAGCTCTTCCAGGCCCTGCAGCACTGCAAGGACATCGGGGCGATAGCAAGAGTCCATGCTGAGAACGGGGAGCTGGTGGCAGAG GGTGCAAAGGAAGCCCTGGACCTCGGCATCAGTGGCCCTGAGGGGATTGAAATTAGCAGACCTGAAGAG CTGGAGGCCGAGGCGACCCACAGGGCAATCACCATCGCCAACAGG GCCCACTGCCCGATCTACCTTGTGAATGTGTCCAGCATGTCTGCAGGAGATGTGGTGGCTACAGCCAAGATGCAAG GTAAGGTGGTCCATGGGGAGACAACCACGGCCCACACTGTGCTGAACGGTATGCAGTACTATCATCAGGACTGGGCCCACGCTGCTGCCCATGTTACCGTGCCTCCTCTCCGCCTGGACCCCTGCACCCCCAATTTCCTAATGAGCCTGCTGGGAAA TGACACTCTGAATGTTGTGGGGTCCGATCACCGTCCGTTCACCATCAAACAGAGAGCCATGGGTAAGGACGACTTCACAAAGATCCCCCACGGGCTGCCTGGCATACAGGACCGCATGAGCGTCATCTGGGAGAAAGGAGTG ATCGGAGGTAAGATGGACGAGAATCGCTTTGTAGCAGTCACAAGCTCAAACGCAGCCAAGATCTACAACCTCTACCCCAGGAAAGGCAGGATCATCCCAGGAGCAGATGCTGATGTGGTCGTCTGGGACCCCGAGGGATCAAA GACCATTTCTGTGGACAACCAGGTCcagggaggagatgtgaacCTGTATGAGGGCCTTCGTTGTCACGGTGTTCCCCTTGTCACCATCAGCCGTGGGCGACTGGTCTATGAAAATGGCATTTTCACATGTGCTGAAGGCTCTGGAAAATTTTGCCCCCTGAGAACCTTCCCAGATTATCTTTACAAGAAGATGGTGCAGAGGGAAAAG TGCCAGGCGGTGAAAGCTGTGGAGCGGGAGCCGTACACAGGGGACGTTGTCTCGGTGGTCAACTCAGGAAAGAGGGACTTCGGGGCGTCAGATCTGGACACCCCGACGCGCCCCTGCACCCGGCACGGGGGCTTGAGGGACCTCCACGAGTCCAGCTTCAGCCTGTCTG GTGCCCAGATCGATGACGCCATTCCAAAGAGGTCCTCGGCCCGGATCCTGGCTCCTCCTGGAGGGAGGTCCAGCGGGATCTGGTAA
- the mapre3a gene encoding microtubule-associated protein RP/EB family member 3a isoform X1, producing the protein MAVNVYSTSVSIDNLSRHDMLAWVNDSMHLTCTKIEQLCSGASYCQFMDMLFPGCILLKKVKFQAKLEHEFIHNFKVLQAAFKRMSVDKIIPVEKLVKGKFQDNFEFVQWFKKFFDANYDGKEYDPLVARQGQDVVPSPNPGDHFIHKPKRNPGPQRTSPTVPKNMPTPQRVQHNTPALRKNPSLSRNGGSDAEIMELNQQVMEMKLTVDGLEKERDFYFSKLRDIELICQENEGETNPVHSRIIHILYATEDGFAPPEDEELDEQAHLDQEEY; encoded by the exons ATGGCAGTGAATGTGTACTCCACATCGGTGTCCATTGACAACCTCAGCCGACATGACATGCTGGCATGGGTCAACGACTCTATGCATCTCACCTGCACCAAGATCGAACAGCTCTGTTCAG gagcATCATATTGCCAGTTCATGGACATGTTGTTTCCAGGTTGCATCCTTCTGAAGAAGGTCAAATTTCAAGCCAAGCTGGAGCATGAGTTTATACACAACTTCAAAGTTCTTCAAGCAGCTTTTAAACGGATGAGTGTTGACAAA ATCATTCCCGTAGAAAAGCTTGTAAAAGGGAAGTTCCAGGACAACTTTGAATTCGTGCAGTGGTTCAAGAAGTTCTTCGATGCCAACTACGACGGGAAGGAGTACGACCCTTTAGTAGCCAGACAGGGTCAGGACGTGGTCCCTTCCCCCAACCCAGGTGATCACTTTATCCACAAACCAAAGAGAAACCCAG GACCACAGAGGACATCTCCAACAGTTCCCAAAAACATGCCAACACCACAGCGGGTCCAACACAACACTCCAGCCCTGAGGAAGAACCCGTCTTTGTCTAGAAATGGAGGCAGTGATGCGGAGATCATGGAGCTAAATCAACAG gtgatggagatgaagtTGACTGTAGACGGActagagaaggagagagacttCTACTTCAGCAAACTACGGGACATCGAGCTGATCTGCCAGGAGAACGAGGGCGAAACCAACCCCGTCCACAGCAGGATAATCCACATTCTCTACGCAACAGAG GACGGCTTTGCGCCTCCAGAAGACGAGGAGCTGGATGAACAAGCTCACCTGGACCAGGAGGAATACTGA
- the mapre3a gene encoding microtubule-associated protein RP/EB family member 3a isoform X2, producing MAVNVYSTSVSIDNLSRHDMLAWVNDSMHLTCTKIEQLCSGASYCQFMDMLFPGCILLKKVKFQAKLEHEFIHNFKVLQAAFKRMSVDKIIPVEKLVKGKFQDNFEFVQWFKKFFDANYDGKEYDPLVARQGQDVVPSPNPGPQRTSPTVPKNMPTPQRVQHNTPALRKNPSLSRNGGSDAEIMELNQQVMEMKLTVDGLEKERDFYFSKLRDIELICQENEGETNPVHSRIIHILYATEDGFAPPEDEELDEQAHLDQEEY from the exons ATGGCAGTGAATGTGTACTCCACATCGGTGTCCATTGACAACCTCAGCCGACATGACATGCTGGCATGGGTCAACGACTCTATGCATCTCACCTGCACCAAGATCGAACAGCTCTGTTCAG gagcATCATATTGCCAGTTCATGGACATGTTGTTTCCAGGTTGCATCCTTCTGAAGAAGGTCAAATTTCAAGCCAAGCTGGAGCATGAGTTTATACACAACTTCAAAGTTCTTCAAGCAGCTTTTAAACGGATGAGTGTTGACAAA ATCATTCCCGTAGAAAAGCTTGTAAAAGGGAAGTTCCAGGACAACTTTGAATTCGTGCAGTGGTTCAAGAAGTTCTTCGATGCCAACTACGACGGGAAGGAGTACGACCCTTTAGTAGCCAGACAGGGTCAGGACGTGGTCCCTTCCCCCAACCCAG GACCACAGAGGACATCTCCAACAGTTCCCAAAAACATGCCAACACCACAGCGGGTCCAACACAACACTCCAGCCCTGAGGAAGAACCCGTCTTTGTCTAGAAATGGAGGCAGTGATGCGGAGATCATGGAGCTAAATCAACAG gtgatggagatgaagtTGACTGTAGACGGActagagaaggagagagacttCTACTTCAGCAAACTACGGGACATCGAGCTGATCTGCCAGGAGAACGAGGGCGAAACCAACCCCGTCCACAGCAGGATAATCCACATTCTCTACGCAACAGAG GACGGCTTTGCGCCTCCAGAAGACGAGGAGCTGGATGAACAAGCTCACCTGGACCAGGAGGAATACTGA
- the dpysl5a gene encoding dihydropyrimidinase-related protein 5a isoform X3: MSSSSAMVRILIKGGKVVNDDCTQEADVYIENGIIQQVGKEMMIPGGAKVIDATGKLVLPGGIDTSVHLDEYFMNATTADDYYSGTKAALAGGTTMVIGHVLPEKNESLLEAYESCRSMADPKTCCDYALHVGVTWWGPKVQAEMEKLVREKGVNSFQMFMAYKDLFMLRDGELFQALQHCKDIGAIARVHAENGELVAEGAKEALDLGISGPEGIEISRPEELEAEATHRAITIANRAHCPIYLVNVSSMSAGDVVATAKMQGKVVHGETTTAHTVLNGMQYYHQDWAHAAAHVTVPPLRLDPCTPNFLMSLLGNDTLNVVGSDHRPFTIKQRAMGKDDFTKIPHGLPGIQDRMSVIWEKGVIGGKMDENRFVAVTSSNAAKIYNLYPRKGRIIPGADADVVVWDPEGSKTISVDNQVQGGDVNLYEGLRCHGVPLVTISRGRLVYENGIFTCAEGSGKFCPLRTFPDYLYKKMVQREKCQAVKAVEREPYTGDVVSVVNSGKRDFGASDLDTPTRPCTRHGGLRDLHESSFSLSGAQIDDAIPKRSSARILAPPGGRSSGIW; encoded by the exons ATGTCTTCCAGCTCAGCGATGGTGCGGATCCTGATAAAGGGCGGCAAGGTGGTGAACGATGACTGCACCCAGGAGGCCGACGTCTACATCGAGAACGGCATCATCCAGCAGGTGGGGAAGGAGATGATGATCCCTGGCGGGGCCAAAGTGATAGACGCCACTGGAAAACTGGTCCTCCCCGGTGGCATCGACACCAGCGTCCACCTGGACGAATACTTCATGAATGCCACCACAGCAGACGACTACTACAGCGGCACCAAG GCAGCTCTTGCCGGCGGTACGACAATGGTGATTGGTCACGTTCTGCCGGAGAAGAATGAGTCCTTGCTGGAAGCCTACGAGAGTTGCCGCAGCATGGCCGACCCCAAAACCTGCTGTGACTACGCTCTGCACGTGGGAGTTACTTGGTGGGGACCCAAG GTACAAGCTGAGATGGAGAAGCTGGTGAGAGAGAAGGGGGTGAACTCCTTTCAGATGTTCATGGCCTATAAGGACCTGTTCATGCTGAGAGACGGCGAGCTCTTCCAGGCCCTGCAGCACTGCAAGGACATCGGGGCGATAGCAAGAGTCCATGCTGAGAACGGGGAGCTGGTGGCAGAG GGTGCAAAGGAAGCCCTGGACCTCGGCATCAGTGGCCCTGAGGGGATTGAAATTAGCAGACCTGAAGAG CTGGAGGCCGAGGCGACCCACAGGGCAATCACCATCGCCAACAGG GCCCACTGCCCGATCTACCTTGTGAATGTGTCCAGCATGTCTGCAGGAGATGTGGTGGCTACAGCCAAGATGCAAG GTAAGGTGGTCCATGGGGAGACAACCACGGCCCACACTGTGCTGAACGGTATGCAGTACTATCATCAGGACTGGGCCCACGCTGCTGCCCATGTTACCGTGCCTCCTCTCCGCCTGGACCCCTGCACCCCCAATTTCCTAATGAGCCTGCTGGGAAA TGACACTCTGAATGTTGTGGGGTCCGATCACCGTCCGTTCACCATCAAACAGAGAGCCATGGGTAAGGACGACTTCACAAAGATCCCCCACGGGCTGCCTGGCATACAGGACCGCATGAGCGTCATCTGGGAGAAAGGAGTG ATCGGAGGTAAGATGGACGAGAATCGCTTTGTAGCAGTCACAAGCTCAAACGCAGCCAAGATCTACAACCTCTACCCCAGGAAAGGCAGGATCATCCCAGGAGCAGATGCTGATGTGGTCGTCTGGGACCCCGAGGGATCAAA GACCATTTCTGTGGACAACCAGGTCcagggaggagatgtgaacCTGTATGAGGGCCTTCGTTGTCACGGTGTTCCCCTTGTCACCATCAGCCGTGGGCGACTGGTCTATGAAAATGGCATTTTCACATGTGCTGAAGGCTCTGGAAAATTTTGCCCCCTGAGAACCTTCCCAGATTATCTTTACAAGAAGATGGTGCAGAGGGAAAAG TGCCAGGCGGTGAAAGCTGTGGAGCGGGAGCCGTACACAGGGGACGTTGTCTCGGTGGTCAACTCAGGAAAGAGGGACTTCGGGGCGTCAGATCTGGACACCCCGACGCGCCCCTGCACCCGGCACGGGGGCTTGAGGGACCTCCACGAGTCCAGCTTCAGCCTGTCTG GTGCCCAGATCGATGACGCCATTCCAAAGAGGTCCTCGGCCCGGATCCTGGCTCCTCCTGGAGGGAGGTCCAGCGGGATCTGGTAA